The following are encoded in a window of Novosphingobium sp. THN1 genomic DNA:
- a CDS encoding magnesium and cobalt transport protein CorA translates to MTVIAARRYSNGIAHDVALELTGACVAELAPHSFDWIGLCEPDAAEMDLVRRQYGLHPLAVEDALNPRQLPKVEVYGKTLFVVARTAELQEGEEIGYGQTAFFVGPHFLITVRFGSTRPHVSLRAEIEAQGDRLSEGPDYILHAVLDFIVDGYLPLLERLEEIAQEMEEAAIDVFPEQSVIRRIFRLRRQLRRFERVIGPMEEVCERLVVADLPCIDPAARIWFRDVLDHVRRAMARMRGLKETLAAIVETASLLEQHRQGEMTRQLAAWAAILAVPTAIAGIYGMNFEYLPELKWRYGYFAVWGVIITICGGLWLRFRRIGWL, encoded by the coding sequence ATGACCGTTATCGCCGCCCGCCGCTACAGCAATGGCATCGCTCACGATGTAGCCCTTGAACTGACCGGCGCTTGCGTGGCCGAGCTTGCGCCTCACAGCTTTGACTGGATCGGCCTGTGCGAACCGGACGCGGCGGAGATGGATCTTGTGCGCCGCCAGTATGGCCTGCATCCTCTCGCCGTCGAGGACGCCCTCAATCCCCGCCAGCTGCCCAAGGTCGAGGTTTACGGCAAGACGCTGTTCGTGGTCGCCCGCACCGCCGAACTGCAGGAAGGCGAGGAAATCGGCTACGGCCAGACAGCGTTCTTCGTCGGCCCCCATTTCCTCATCACCGTGCGCTTCGGCAGCACGCGGCCGCATGTGTCACTGCGCGCCGAAATCGAGGCGCAGGGCGACAGGCTTTCCGAAGGGCCGGACTACATTCTCCATGCCGTGCTCGATTTCATCGTCGATGGCTACCTGCCCTTGCTCGAACGCCTCGAGGAGATCGCACAGGAGATGGAAGAAGCCGCCATCGACGTGTTTCCCGAGCAGTCGGTCATCCGCCGCATCTTCCGCCTGCGCCGCCAGTTGCGCCGGTTCGAGCGGGTGATCGGGCCGATGGAGGAGGTTTGCGAACGCCTGGTGGTGGCTGATCTTCCCTGCATCGATCCCGCCGCGCGGATCTGGTTTCGCGATGTGCTCGATCATGTCCGTCGGGCCATGGCGCGGATGCGGGGCTTGAAGGAAACGCTTGCGGCCATTGTCGAAACCGCCAGCCTGCTCGAACAGCACCGGCAGGGAGAGATGACCCGCCAACTGGCTGCCTGGGCCGCCATCCTCGCCGTGCCCACCGCCATTGCCGGCATCTATGGCATGAACTTCGAATACCTGCCCGAGCTGAAGTGGCGTTATGGCTACTTCGCGGTGTGGGGCGTGATCATCACCATCTGCGGCGGCCTGTGGTTGCGCTTCAGGCGGATCGGCTGGCTCTGA
- a CDS encoding DUF47 domain-containing protein, whose protein sequence is MFGWFQRLLPKSGDFFGMFERHAAACVDAADALARLTRAQGDSAQWVGKIRDREHAADDVIREVLFTVRRTFLTPFDRGAITSLIGAMDDTIDEMQAAASAIELYEIVGFEPEMQAMADKIVEAVGLIAEAMPLLRDIERNGGRLHALTERIVKLEGEVDLIHQAGLKANFQRHRADGDHIAFIVSREIFKHLEKIADAFEDVANEIDALVIDHA, encoded by the coding sequence ATGTTCGGCTGGTTCCAGCGTCTCCTGCCCAAGTCGGGCGATTTCTTCGGCATGTTCGAACGCCATGCGGCAGCCTGCGTCGACGCGGCTGATGCCCTTGCCAGGCTGACGCGCGCCCAAGGCGATTCCGCGCAGTGGGTCGGCAAGATCCGCGACCGCGAGCATGCCGCCGATGACGTGATCCGCGAAGTGCTGTTCACCGTGCGCCGCACCTTTCTCACGCCATTCGATCGCGGAGCCATCACTTCGCTGATCGGCGCGATGGATGACACCATCGACGAGATGCAGGCCGCCGCATCGGCCATCGAGCTTTACGAAATCGTCGGCTTCGAGCCGGAGATGCAGGCGATGGCCGACAAGATCGTCGAAGCCGTCGGCCTCATCGCCGAAGCCATGCCGCTGCTCCGCGATATTGAGCGCAACGGCGGCCGCCTTCATGCACTGACCGAACGCATCGTCAAGCTGGAGGGCGAGGTCGACCTGATCCACCAGGCAGGCCTCAAGGCCAATTTCCAGCGCCACCGCGCCGATGGCGATCACATCGCCTTCATCGTCTCGCGCGAGATCTTCAAGCACCTCGAAAAGATCGCTGACGCCTTCGAAGACGTCGCGAACGAGATCGACGCGCTGGTCATCGACCACGCCTGA
- a CDS encoding inorganic phosphate transporter — translation MHELAFPLLVGLIALALAFDFLNGLHDAANSIATVVSTRLLSPVAAVIFAAAGNFGAYWLVGLHVADTIGKGIIDKDIVTPAVVFGALIGAMFWNIVTWIKGIPSSSSHALIGGLLGAGVMHGGFDAIESKKTIETFVAIFMSPMIGMALAMFFVLITSWLFKSFQPRRAEGVFKGLHLLSSAAYSISHGGNDAQKTMGIITVLLYSTGYLKGEFHIPEWVVLSCYAAISLGTMSGGWKIIKTMGTKITRLNHHTGFCASSAGSIVVFGASALGIPVSTTHAITGSVIGTGAARRASAVRWGVAQRVVMAWFITIPASATVSAAFYLLTRLF, via the coding sequence ATGCACGAGCTCGCCTTTCCGCTGCTGGTCGGCCTGATTGCGCTGGCGCTGGCCTTCGATTTTCTGAACGGCCTGCACGATGCGGCGAATTCCATCGCCACCGTCGTCTCGACGCGCCTGCTGTCGCCGGTCGCCGCCGTCATCTTTGCTGCGGCAGGAAACTTCGGTGCCTACTGGCTGGTCGGCCTCCATGTCGCCGACACTATCGGCAAAGGCATCATCGACAAGGACATCGTTACGCCTGCGGTCGTGTTTGGCGCGCTGATCGGGGCGATGTTCTGGAACATTGTCACCTGGATCAAGGGCATCCCGTCGTCGTCGAGCCACGCGCTGATCGGCGGCCTGCTCGGCGCGGGCGTGATGCATGGCGGCTTCGACGCAATCGAATCCAAGAAGACGATCGAGACCTTCGTCGCCATCTTCATGTCACCAATGATCGGCATGGCGCTGGCCATGTTCTTCGTGCTGATCACCAGCTGGCTGTTCAAGAGCTTCCAGCCGCGCCGCGCCGAAGGCGTGTTCAAGGGGCTGCACCTGCTGTCGTCGGCGGCTTATTCGATCAGCCATGGCGGCAACGATGCGCAGAAGACGATGGGCATCATCACCGTGCTGCTCTACTCGACAGGCTATCTGAAGGGTGAATTCCACATTCCCGAATGGGTCGTGCTGTCGTGCTATGCAGCCATCTCACTGGGCACCATGTCGGGCGGCTGGAAGATCATCAAGACGATGGGCACCAAGATTACCCGGCTCAACCACCACACCGGTTTCTGCGCTTCTTCTGCGGGGTCGATCGTGGTGTTCGGGGCGAGCGCGCTGGGCATCCCGGTTTCGACGACCCACGCCATCACCGGCAGCGTCATCGGCACCGGCGCTGCCCGCCGCGCCAGCGCCGTCCGCTGGGGCGTGGCGCAGCGCGT